The following proteins are encoded in a genomic region of Canis lupus familiaris isolate Mischka breed German Shepherd chromosome 6, alternate assembly UU_Cfam_GSD_1.0, whole genome shotgun sequence:
- the KCNA2 gene encoding potassium voltage-gated channel subfamily A member 2 (The RefSeq protein has 4 substitutions compared to this genomic sequence) has product MTVATGEPADEAAALPGHPQDTYDPEADHECCERVVTNISGLRFETQLKTLAQFPETLLGDPKKRMRFFDPLRNEIFFVRNRPSFDAILYYYQSGGRLRRPVNVPLDIFSEEIRFYELGEEAMEMFREDEGYIKEEERPLPENEFQRQVWLLFEYPESSGPARIIAIVSVMVILISIVSFCLETLPIFRDENEDMHGGGVTFHTYSNSTIGYQQSTSFTDPFFIVETLCIIWFSFEFLVRFFACPSKAGFFTNIMNIIDIVAIIPYFITLGTELAEKPEDAQQGQQAMSLAILRVIRLVRVFRIFKLSRHSKGLQILGQTLKASMRELGLLIFFLFIGVILFSSAVYFAEADERESQFPSIPDAFWWAVVSMTTVGYGDMVPTTIGGKIVGSLCAIAGVLTIALPVPVIVSNFNYFYHRETEGEEQAQYLQVTSCPKIPSSPDLKKSRSASTISKSDYMEIQEGVNNSNEDFREENLKTANCTLANTNYVNITKMLTDV; this is encoded by the coding sequence ATGACAGTGGCCACTGGAGAGCCAGCGGACGAGGCTGCCGCCCTCCCCGGGCACCCGCAGGACACCTACGACCCCGAGGCAGACCATGAGTGCTGTGAGAGGGTGGTCATCAACATCTCGGGGCTGCGTTTTGAGACCCAGCTCAAGACCTTAGCCCAGTTTCCGGAGACCCTCTTAGGGGACCCCAAGAAGCGGATGAGGTACTTTGACCCCCTCCGAAACGAGTACTTTTTCGATCGGAACCGCCCCAGCTTTGATGCCATTTTGTACTACTACCAGTCCGGGGGCCGGCTGAGACGGCCTGTGAACGTGCCCTTAGACATTTTCTCCGAAGAAATTCGGTTTTACGAGTTGGGAGAAGAAGCGATGGAGATGTTTCGGGAAGATGAAGGCTACATCAAGGAGGAAGAGCGTCCTCTGCCCGAAAATGAGTTTCAGAGGCAAGTGTGGCTTCTCTTTGAATACCCAGAGAGCTCTGGGCCTGCCAGGATTATAGCTATCGTATCTGTCATGGTGATCCTGATCTCGATTGTGAGCTTCTGCCTGGAAACCCTGCCCATATTCCGGGATGAGAACGAGGACATGCACGGTGGCGGGGTGACCTTCCACACCTACTCCAACAGCACAATCGGGTACCAGCAGTCAACTTCCTTCACCGACCCCTTCTTCATCGTAGAAACCCTCTGCATCATCTGGTTCTCGTTTGAATTCTTAGTGAGGTTCTTTGCCTGTCCCAGCAAAGCCGGCTTCTTCACTAACATCATGAACATCATTGACATTGTGGCCATCATTCCCTACTTCATCACCCTGGGGACGGAGCTGGCTGAGAAGCCAGAGGATGCCCAGCAGGGCCAGCAGGCCATGTCACTGGCCATCCTCCGTGTCATCCGGTTGGTaagagtctttaggattttcaaGTTGTCTAGACACTCCAAAGGTCTCCAGATTCTAGGTCAGACCCTCAAAGCCAGCATGAGAGAATTGGGCCTCctaatattctttctcttcattGGGGTCATCCTTTTCTCTAGTGCTGTCTATTTCGCAGAGGCCGATGAGCGAGAGTCCCAGTTCCCCAGCATCCCGGATGCCTTCTGGTGGGCAGTCGTCTCCATGACAACTGTAGGCTATGGAGACATGGTTCCAACTACCATTGGGGGAAAGATCGTGGGTTCCCTGTGTGCAATTGCAGGTGTGTTAACCATTGCCTTACCGGTCCCCGTCATAGTGTCCAACTTCAACTACTTCTACCACCGGGAGacggagggggaggagcaggcccagTACCTGCAAGTGACGAGCTGCCCAAAGATCCCATCCTCCCCTGACCTGAAGAAAAGTAGAAGTGCCTCTACCATTAGTAAGTCTGATTACATGGAGATCCAGGAGGGGGTAAACAACAGTAACGAGGACTTTAGAGAGGAAAACTTGAAAACGGCCAACTGCACTTTGGCTAATACAAACTATGTGAATATTACCAAAATGTTAACTGATGTCTGA